One Methanomassiliicoccales archaeon genomic window, CCTCAGATAGAACCTTGTCTCCATCCAGGGTAAGGAATTCCCTTTCTAGATAGATCGCTCTTCCATTGCACAGGACAGTCTTGACATTATGACACGAGGCGGAATAGACCAGTGTGGAAACGAGACTCTCCTTTCTGATGGGATTGAGATTCGGTGCTTTGCCATCCAAGATCACAATGTCTGCTTTCTTTCCCAATTCAATTGAACCTATTTGCTCGGTCAGACCTATCGCACTTGCACCATCTATTGTGGCTGCATCCAGGACTTGCTGCGCAGGAAGAATCGTGGCATTCCATCTGTTGGATTTCTGAAGCAGGGCTAGCATCTTCATCTCACCAAACATGTCTAGGCTATTGTTGGTGGTGCTTCCATCCGTTCCAAGAGAGACGTTCACCCCCACGTCCAGCATCTCAGGGATTGGCGCAACGCCGCCGGTGGCTAACTTCATATTGGAAACGGGACAGGTGGCAACCGATACCCCACTATCAGCAAGCAGTCGAACCTCCCTAATAGTGAGCCACGCCGAGTGAGCGGCCAGGCCATTATTGTTCAGGAAGCCTATGTCGTGCAGATGTTCGACGGGCCTCTTTCCCACCTTCTTTTTGTAATCGTAGACCTCTCCCCGTGTCTCCGATAGATGAAAGGTGAGGGGAATCCCCTTCTCAATAGCAAAATCACTGGCCTGAAGCAGCGTCTCGTCCGAGCACACGTACACTCCCTGAGGACCGACTCCTGGGTATACCAACTCGCTTTCCGCGAAGTCCCGATAGAACCGCTTACAGTTCTCGATCGGGACGCCGTTCTGCGTGGTGAACTGTTCATCTAAAACTGCCCAGCAAAGGACTCCCCTTATGCCTGCGGATTCAACCTGGCGAGCGATGATCTCCTGAGAGTAGTAAAGCTCAACGAAAGTTGTGGTCCCTCCAGCGATCATCTCCATCAAACCCAGTTTTGTCCCTGCGGCGATGTCATCAGGAGTTCTCTTACCGTCGATGGTGAACACTCTATCCAGGAAATCAGTGAAGTGCATGTCATCGGCGATCCCTTTCATTATGCTCATAGAAACGTGGGTATGTGCGTTGACCAGCCCCGGAATCACGATATCGCCTTTAGCGTTGATCTCGGTGTCTGCGCCCTCGGGAACATCCCCTATGGCCTGTATTCGATCCCCGTCTATCAATATGTCACCCTTTAGAATTCGACGGGATTGATCCTGGGTGACTATCAGAGCGTCACGGATGGCGGTGGTCATCAGAACCGGGGAATCCATGCCCATGGTTCGATAAAAAAGCTTTCCCCGCTTTCCATGATCTGCCCGGCAGGGTGCAAAGGTCTATATTTGGATTCGCGATTTTTACTGGTCGTCACCGCGGCGAGATGAAATTGAAATAGAGAGGTTGGAATCGTTGACATCGATCACTTTCCTTGGAACGGGCGGAGGCAGGTTCGCTACCATATACCAGATAAGGAGCACTGGTGGCATATACTTACAGGATGGTGTCAATATCCACATTGACCCGGGTCCTGGTGCCCTTGGCAGCATGAAGGAACTCTCCATCGACCCTGCAAGGACTGATGCCATTCTGATCTCCCATTGCCACCCTGACCACTACGTAGATGCCGAGGTCCTTTTGGAGGGAATGGCGATGGGGGGATTCAAGAAGAAGGGATTCCTCATTGGTAGTCAGACTGTTCTGGAGGGCAATGAGAACCTAGGTCCTTGCATATCACAATATCACCGATCGCTCCCGGAGAAGGTGATGATCGTGAGAAAAGGAGATCGGTTCACTGTTGGCAATATCGACATTGGGGTCACCCCCACCGTGCACAACGACCCTCTGGGAGTTGGATTTCGCTTTGAAACATCAGGAGGAATCATTTCCTACGTTTCGGACACCGAGATTCACGAGGCGGTTGTGGAAGCACACCGGGGAGCCAGGATCCTGATCCTGAACCTGACAAGACCACTTGGATCAAAGGTTCCAAGGCATTTGGAAACAGAGGAAGCGGCAGAAATGGTGAAGGGCATCAAGCCGGAAGTAGCTGTGCTCACTCACTTTGGCATGAAGATCATTCATGATGGCGTGACATCTCAGTCAAGGTTCATCGAAAAAGAGTCGGGAGTTAGGACGATCGCAGCTGAGGACTTCATGAAGCTAGGTGTTGGTCGTTC contains:
- a CDS encoding amidohydrolase family protein, coding for MTTAIRDALIVTQDQSRRILKGDILIDGDRIQAIGDVPEGADTEINAKGDIVIPGLVNAHTHVSMSIMKGIADDMHFTDFLDRVFTIDGKRTPDDIAAGTKLGLMEMIAGGTTTFVELYYSQEIIARQVESAGIRGVLCWAVLDEQFTTQNGVPIENCKRFYRDFAESELVYPGVGPQGVYVCSDETLLQASDFAIEKGIPLTFHLSETRGEVYDYKKKVGKRPVEHLHDIGFLNNNGLAAHSAWLTIREVRLLADSGVSVATCPVSNMKLATGGVAPIPEMLDVGVNVSLGTDGSTTNNSLDMFGEMKMLALLQKSNRWNATILPAQQVLDAATIDGASAIGLTEQIGSIELGKKADIVILDGKAPNLNPIRKESLVSTLVYSASCHNVKTVLCNGRAIYLEREFLTLDGDKVLSEANNACEDLLGPR
- a CDS encoding MBL fold metallo-hydrolase yields the protein MTSITFLGTGGGRFATIYQIRSTGGIYLQDGVNIHIDPGPGALGSMKELSIDPARTDAILISHCHPDHYVDAEVLLEGMAMGGFKKKGFLIGSQTVLEGNENLGPCISQYHRSLPEKVMIVRKGDRFTVGNIDIGVTPTVHNDPLGVGFRFETSGGIISYVSDTEIHEAVVEAHRGARILILNLTRPLGSKVPRHLETEEAAEMVKGIKPEVAVLTHFGMKIIHDGVTSQSRFIEKESGVRTIAAEDFMKLGVGRSIRISSKGKKKNG